The following are encoded in a window of Spodoptera frugiperda isolate SF20-4 chromosome 3, AGI-APGP_CSIRO_Sfru_2.0, whole genome shotgun sequence genomic DNA:
- the LOC118274290 gene encoding uncharacterized protein LOC118274290, protein MKLIPLFILTISLAVDNIAHEHFTFPPQFQSNMFTSEKNPYLPPEAHTPHPYFQMNNMNKLQFPYLPPTATKAPMGYPSPFPIMMSSTIRPIRIEDDDDEEDSKATTPRSISIRSIYNNTGKMPNQMAERREMRPVPKNFLHPIDRIDTKMPFQFNTNPESSTQNAPTQTMTPRSVNIMDFHRDHSADQMKAASFQGPQYVPQPGVFISSTTETAIPILRLSNEMDLDGSFSYEALGADQTHYVQHSRMENAGTGKDEQIVEGSYSYVGDNGKTYTVHYIADANGFRASGDHLPVAPPIPEIIQRAIQYNLVEEAKKPPHLKSWNGEQQENELSESEKRHQFAVSPPRLSSLFTGKTPESFSHSFSQQSSPQNNLVAAASSQAPVQATINFADQMQTKQNSGTISPQITFLASQGAHVPSVNAPEPINRMFTTEKSTMPQLVNYEANMKDSDQESNKALWRWQYGINANGNQNNNMEKNSISRSFGTDDIVINFNDMTHDQYTTMIKQQLEPEKENMKMTQNPDSKENNYYSDNKKHSEPDFNNYSNENPMAANAVNSDENQYSTEIISPSVNPNSWHQEQTETSKSYLPNSDDQVNQSHDEDTQTSRPTIITQQKFIPQSQTITQNYNYMDDNFESRRTRILNTGSPNLHENKLTVLPLDYYPNSERKHNVKHEIKKESEATVTHEPPTTTVKMFDHSTKGGNIKFTDFIVPQNENDFKPVFSFTEPITEPPTTTTTTEINIEHAIEENLFLKNLFRNNKNDADVNNKIRDEHNNKLNLQVKPIEMRVEHQPKYLYQSKPLNEVKPLKKKPMDLSDLLNYIAKNQFEPGKLKPAAKQLPNNLKQKSEMLYYTQDHEIEEEILNRHQRILPPQEELRGVIRNYKVLNRNNNYANVERNDDDAGLKRNLSPPPLRSVNLPPLGRAGPSMKTYLPPIYI, encoded by the exons ATGAAGCTG ATACCACTATTCATTTTGACGATAAGTCTAGCTGTGGACAATATAGCTCACGAACATTTCACTTTTCCACCACAATTTCAATCTAATATGTTTACTTCTGAAAAAAATCCTTACTTACCCCCAGAGGCTCATACGCCACATCCATATTTTCAAATGAATAACATGAACAAATTACAATTCCCATACCTTCCCCCGACCGCAACAAAGGCTCCGATGGGATACCCTTCACCATTCCCTATAATGATGTCTTCAACAATAAGACCTATCAGAATCGAAGACGATGACGATGAAGAAGATAGTAAAGCAACAACGCCGCGGTCGATTTCCATAAGAAGCATATATAATAACACTGGAAAAATGCCTAACCAGATGGCGGAAAGAAGAGAAATGAGACCTGTACCAAAGAATTTTCTACATCCCATTGATAGAATAGATACGAAAATGCCTTTTCAATTTAACACCAACCCCGAATCCTCAACGCAAAATGCACCAACGCAAACGATGACACCACGCAGTGTAAACATAATGGATTTTCATCGAGATCACTCTGCGGATCAGATGAAAGCAGCTAGTTTTCAAGGCCCACAATACGTGCCTCAGCCTGGAGTATTCATTTCTTCTACAACAGAAACTGCGATACCTATTCTACGTTTATCAAACGAAATGGATTTAGATGGGAGCTTTAGTTACGA ggcTTTAGGAGCAGATCAGACCCATTACGTGCAACACAGTCGCATGGAAAACGCGGGTACTGGCAAAGACGAGCAAATTGTTGAGGGATCATACTCGTATGTGGGAGATAATGGAAAGACATACACGGTTCACTATATTGCGGATGCGAATGGTTTTAGAGCAAGCGGCGATCACTTGCCCGTTGCACCGCCGATTCCTGAAATTATTCAGAG agCAATTCAGTACAACTTAGTCGAAGAAGCTAAGAAACCACCGCATTTGAAATCATGGAATGGGGAACAACAAGAAAACGAATTAAGCGAAAGTGAAAAACGACATCAGTTCGCTGTCTCACCGCCGCGCCTTAGCAGTCTATTTACAGGAAAAACTCCCGAATCATTCTCGCATAGTTTTTCACAACAGTCAAGCccacaaaataatttagtagCCGCAGCTAGTTCACAGGCTCCGGTTCAAGCGACCATTAACTTTGCCGATCAAATgcaaactaaacaaaacagtGGAACAATTTCCCCACAAATAACTTTTCTGGCTTCGCAGGGTGCTCACGTTCCGTCTGTGAACGCACCTGAACCCATAAATAGAATGTTCACAACTGAGAAATCAACAATGCCTCAGTTAGTAAATTACGAAGCGAACATGAAAGACTCCGATCAAGAAAGTAACAAAGCTTTGTGGAGGTGGCAGTACGGTATTAATGCAAATGgtaaccaaaataataatatggagaAAAATTCCATATCGAGATCATTCGGTACAGATGACATTGTTATCAACTTCAATGACATGACTCACGACCAGTATACCACAATGATAAAGCAACAACTAGAaccagaaaaagaaaatatgaaaatgacgCAGAATCCagattcaaaagaaaataattattattctgataacaaaaaacattcagaacccgatttcaataattactCTAACGAAAATCCAATGGCTGCAAACGCTGTAAATAGTGATGAAAATCAATACTCAACTGAAATAATTTCACCTTCGGTCAATCCAAATAGCTGGCATCAAGAACAAACTGAGACAAGTAAAAGCTATCTCCCAAATTCTGATGATCAAGTTAATCAGTCACATGATGAAGACACCCAAACATCTAGGCCAACAATTATAACGCAACAAAAATTTATTCCTCAAAGTCAAACAATAACGCAAAACTACAATTATATGGACGACAATTTCGAATCTAGGAGAACCAGAATATTAAACACTGGTTCACCCAATCttcatgaaaataaattgaCTGTTTTACCTTTAGATTACTATCCAAATTCAGAACGTAAACACAATGTAAAGCATGAAATTAAAAAGGAATCGGAAGCTACTGTCACTCATGAACCACCCACGACTACTGTTAAAATGTTTGACCATTCAACAAAAGGCGGTAACATAAAATTCACTGACTTCATTGTACCTCAAAATGAGAATGATTTCAAACCAGTATTTTCATTTACCGAACCTATAACTGAGCCTCCTACTACTACAACGACTACAGAAATAAACATTGAACATGCGATTGAAGAGAACCTTTtcttaaagaatttatttagaaataataaaaatgacgcTGATGTTAATAACAAGATAAGAgatgaacataataataaactaaatctTCAAGTTAAGCCGATTGAGATGAGAGTCGAGCATCAGCCGAAATATCTATATCAATCTAAGCCCCTCAAcgaggttaaacctttaaagaAGAAGCCGATGGACTTATccgatttattaaattacattgcCAAAAACCAGTTTGAACCTGGTAAATTAAAACCAGCAGCAAAACAACTGCCTAATAACTTGAAACAAAAATCTGAAATGCTTTACTATACACAAGATCATGAGATTgaagaagaaatattaaatCGGCACCAACGTATACTCCCACCGCAAGAAGAGTTACGCGgtgtaataagaaattataaagtCCTAAATCGAAACAATAACTACGCTAACGTAGAACGAAATGATGACGATGCTGGGTTAAAAAGGAACTTAAGTCCACCGCCTTTAAGATCTGTAAATCTACCTCCTTTAGGCCGCGCTGGCCCATCAATGAAAACTTACTTGCCTCcgatttacatataa
- the LOC126913065 gene encoding transcription factor Adf-1-like: MSDNKTVQLVKAIEKFPCLYNYNMPEYLKKDFSDRAWQEVASQTQLAVGECKEKWKNLRYGLLRSLKLNPDGSEKKKYYLHDDMEFVLPFIRTYRADPVVFQQIDAETDEEMNGYNDQDNESAPLQIQYQEIEVPEPPKKRSKTNDNFIKYLQQKQSNNSNNNEVSDDSRKMFLLSLLPEVNALTECQMRMFRRKIFTLLDEIVDSPSQYENCLFQWQKESMNQESHKSSDTIKQEPL; this comes from the exons ATGTCTGATAACAAAACCGTACAATTAGTGAAAGCAATCGAAAAGTTTCCATGCCTATACAACTACAATATGCCAGAATACTTAAAAAAGGATTTCAGTGATAGAGCATGGCAAGAAGTTGCTAGTCAAACTCAACTCGCGG TTGGTGAATGCAAAGAGAAATGGAAAAATCTAAGGTACGGGTTGCTGCGAAGTTTAAAACTAAACCCAGATGGAtcagaaaaaaagaaatattatttgcaCGATGACATGGAATTCGTGCTACCATTTATCAGAACTTACAGAGCTGACCCTGTTGTTTTTCAACAAATAGATGCTGAAACAGATGAAGAAATGAATGGTTATAACGATCAAGATAACGAAAGTGCCCCACTGCAAATTCAATATCAAGAAATAGAAGTACCTGAGCCACCAAAAAAGAGGTCTAAAACAAACGacaattttatcaaatatttgcAACAAAAGCAAAGTAATAATTCGAACAACAATGAAGTGAGCGACGATTCAAGAAAAATGTTCTTATTAAGTTTGTTGCCTGAAGTTAACGCATTAACCGAATGCCAAATGAGAATGTTCCGAAGAAAAATTTTTACGCTGTTAGACGAAATTGTAGATAGTCCAAGTCAATATGAGAACTGTTTATTTCAATGGCAAAAAGAATCTATGAATCAGGAATCGCACAAAAGTTCGGACACAATTAAACAGGAACCGCTATGA
- the LOC126913064 gene encoding tyrosine--tRNA ligase, cytoplasmic — MATMEEKKTLITRNLQEVLGDDRLTEILKQRDLKIYWGTATTGRPHVAYFVPMSKIADFLVAGCEVTILFADLHAYLDNMKAPWDLLNLRVQYYEAAIKAMLQSIGVPLDKLKFVKGTDYQLSKEYTLDVYRMSSVVTDHDARKAGAEVVKQVDHPLLSGLLYPGLQALDEEYLKVDAQFGGVDQRKIFTMAEKYLPQLGYAKRVHLMNPMVPGLTGGKMSASEEDSKIDLLDNPANVKKKLKKAFCEPGNITDNGVLSFTKYVVFPLMKGDETFKITRAPEHGGNVEFTKFEDLESAYAKQEIHPGDLKASVELAINKLLGPIQEIFKQPHLQELAKKAYPPPAKSKGNAQAADEITPSKLDIRVGRIVEVSRHPDADALYVEKIDLGEEEPRTVVSGLVNFVPIEEMQNRDVVVLCNLKPAKMRGIESKGMVLCASVDEPKQVEPLLAPEGSKPGDRVVIEGYETGEPDDVLNPKKKVWEKLQVDLKTNDALLAVWQDNKLISKVNGNPVTTKSMKNAPIK, encoded by the coding sequence ATGGCTACTATGGAGGAAAAGAAAACCCTTATAACTCGTAATTTACAAGAAGTTTTGGGAGATGACAGGCTTACAGAAATCTTGAAGCAAAGGGATCTTAAAATATACTGGGGCACAGCTACAACTGGGAGACCCCACGTCGCTTATTTTGTTCCGATGTCGAAGATAGCAGACTTCTTAGTGGCTGGCTGTGAGGTGACTATTTTATTTGCGGATTTACATGCTTACTTAGATAATATGAAAGCACCATGGGATCTGTTGAATCTCCGTGTACAATACTATGAAGCTGCTATCAAAGCCATGCTTCAGTCCATTGGGGTACCACTGGATAAGTTGAAGTTTGTTAAGGGTACTGATTATCAGCTTAGCAAAGAGTACACCCTTGATGTATATCGCATGTCATCTGTAGTCACAGACCATGATGCTAGAAAGGCTGGTGCTGAGGTAGTGAAACAGGTTGATCACCCATTACTCAGTGGTCTATTGTACCCTGGCCTTCAAGCATTAGATGAAGAATATTTGAAAGTTGATGCACAATTTGGTGGAGTAGATCAGAGGAAAATATTTACTATGGCTGAAAAATATTTGCCTCAATTAGGGTATGCCAAAAGGGTACATTTAATGAATCCTATGGTTCCTGGTCTAACAGGTGGCAAAATGTCTGCATCTGAAGAGGAcagtaaaattgatttattagacAACCCAGCAAATGTAAAGAAGAAGTTGAAAAAGGCTTTCTGTGAACCTGGCAATATTACTGACAATGGTGTTTTGTCTTTCACTAAATATGTTGTATTTCCTTTGATGAAGGGTGATGAGACTTTCAAAATAACTAGAGCACCAGAGCATGGTGGTAATGTCGAGTTTACTAAGTTTGAAGATCTGGAATCTGCTTATGCTAAACAGGAAATTCATCCAGGGGACCTTAAGGCCAGTGTTGAGTTAGCCATCAACAAACTCTTAGGTCCTATTCAAGAAATATTCAAACAACCTCATCTCCAAGAGTTAGCCAAGAAGGCATACCCACCTCCAGCTAAATCTAAAGGAAATGCACAGGCGGCTGATGAAATAACACCTTCGAAACTTGATATTAGAGTCGGACGTATAGTTGAAGTTTCAAGGCACCCGGATGCAGATGCTCTCTATGTTGAAAAAATAGATTTAGGAGAGGAAGAACCTAGAACTGTTGTATCAGGATTGGTAAACTTTGTGCCTATAGAAGAAATGCAGAACCGAGATGTAGTAGTTCTGTGTAATTTAAAACCAGCCAAAATGCGTGGTATTGAATCTAAAGGTATGGTGCTATGTGCTTCTGTTGATGAGCCTAAACAGGTTGAACCCTTGTTGGCCCCAGAGGGCAGCAAGCCAGGTGATAGAGTGGTTATAGAAGGGTATGAAACAGGAGAACCTGATGATGTTTTGAATCCTAAGAAAAAGGTATGGGAAAAACTGCAAGTTGATCTAAAAACGAATGATGCTCTTCTAGCAGTATGGCAAGACAATAAATTGATTAGCAAAGTCAATGGAAATCCAGTTACTACTAAATCAATGAAGAATGCTCCTATTAAATAG